The nucleotide sequence AGATCAAAGTGTGATGCAGCAAGGTGAAGTCGGGCAGGGTGATCAGACAAAACAGAATATCGTAGCTGCATTAATGCAAAGCTTACGTTCGGTAACCTATCAACAAGTTAAAGTGGGCGACTTAATGCGGCGCGCAGCCATTGCTCGAAGCACATTTTATCGCCATTTCAGTTCAAAGTTGGATGTTTTACTCTTGCTCCACTCGGGCCGATTTGAACAAATGTTGATTGACTATCAAACCGAGTCCGATTGGTTAGCTGAACAGGCTGGTGATAGCTTGAGGGTATTTATCAAACAGGTGAAAACCAATAGTCAATTACGCCGCTCACTGGGCTATACCTTAGGGGCAGACCGTGAAATGGCCACCAATAAAATCACCCTGCTAATTGAAAAGAAAATAGAAGCTAGCCTGCGCAAAGCGTTTGGTTCAAAAGCACTTACAATCCCATTTTCTATACTTAGTTTGGCCATTGCAGCAAATATTCATAGCCAAGTTAAAGCACTAAAGGAACAGGTTTCAGCAAATGATATTGATCAGTTTATTGATCAATTACACAGGCTAAATCGCGGCCTAATCACAGCGGCTTTACCACAAGATTTGTGAATCGTCACAGATAATCGCGGGACTATACATAAATACTAACTCAATGAATGGTTATGAGATTTATAAGTTGAAAGTTGCTCTAAAGGAGCCATCTGATTCTATAAGGATAAACAGGCTTTTTTGAAGGGCCTTAGTCGTACTAGCTTAAGATGACTAGAGTATTATTGATTGGTGTTGATTCTACATATTCCCATGTATATCTAAAGTCATATTAGGCAAAGCTTTACTACGCAGGTATCAACAAACATTCGTATATTGATACCTGTTTTCTATATCAAAGTGTGGTATCAAATGATGATGACCGTACTATCAGTGAAACGGTTTCAGGATCTGTTGAAGTGATGAAGCGCAAAAAGTTCAAGTTGTTAAAAAATCACCAGATGGAAAGTGACGATATGTTGGTTGTCTTAAAGCTAGATCATTTAGGACGAGATAACATAGGCGTACAAAACACAATTTAAATGCTTACAGTTAAAGGCATCAAGGTTGCCAGTCTTGATCTCCCCGTAGCAGATCTTTCAAGCGCTTAGGTAAGTTGATGCTGCTGATCTTTTCAGCCTTTGCGGAGTTCGAGCGAAACAGGATTAGAGAGCGAACAAAAGAAGGTCTTGAGCGAGCTAAAGCTCAAGGCAAGAAGCTGGGTAGGCCATAAGCCCGCGCCACAACTCTTTCAGTTCAAGCAAAGAAAGCAGAGGGCTTGTTTCAATCTAAAGCAGTAGAAGCTTAGGTTTGGGAATTGCCTCCGTAAAAAGGCACTGGAACAAGTAAAGCTCAATATATAATTTTCTGCTGTTTGACATATTATGGCAGTACCTTGCGAGGTTACTGAGCATCGTAATGAGGCTTGAACCGTGTGTGGTGAAAGTAGCCACATAGGTTCTTAGGAA is from Shewanella sp. MTB7 and encodes:
- a CDS encoding TetR/AcrR family transcriptional regulator, encoding MQQGEVGQGDQTKQNIVAALMQSLRSVTYQQVKVGDLMRRAAIARSTFYRHFSSKLDVLLLLHSGRFEQMLIDYQTESDWLAEQAGDSLRVFIKQVKTNSQLRRSLGYTLGADREMATNKITLLIEKKIEASLRKAFGSKALTIPFSILSLAIAANIHSQVKALKEQVSANDIDQFIDQLHRLNRGLITAALPQDL
- a CDS encoding recombinase family protein, which gives rise to MLLIFSAFAEFERNRIRERTKEGLERAKAQGKKLGRP